The following proteins are encoded in a genomic region of Iodidimonas sp. SYSU 1G8:
- a CDS encoding cytochrome P450 has protein sequence MESITSFLNTIADTDTDSGSSNADTGQFPLMPLGQACDMGHAPDGTPLIDPRIFNSPEFFRNPYPYYRIMRDHYPVFFDKLHNCYYVTRYDDITTCYFDDEGFNTIPKGSSSGVLGNTQLELSGVEHRRRRNLYGQHLVGKSLDNRMHAIESIAKEMIDDWDTLDESIVQDSNGVRTIDIARAFANEFPIRVVCDVLGFPKESRKNFYFWYNSMMSGLGGSETHHIGLEARQHLEDYVETLVEERRVRPTYLYDAAGNPSGKDIISKLCETQIDGDYLSTEEITSNIALVVGGGGETTRGAILNMWYLLLQHPNQFQAVSEDETLWDAVFHETLRNSSPIGGQPRHNSFDIELHGVKIPAGSLINMVDFSANHDDRIFNDPEGFNIFRPDLYSGKLLRSGYRKEGKCSHMAFGVGPHLCPGAWISHQEAVIGSKILWRYLKNPRINVAKMPKDIDGQSLAPIGLMSVKNLWIDYDLN, from the coding sequence GTGGAATCCATCACCTCTTTTCTGAACACGATCGCGGACACCGATACGGACAGCGGCAGCAGCAACGCCGATACCGGCCAGTTCCCGCTGATGCCGCTTGGTCAGGCATGCGACATGGGCCACGCGCCCGATGGCACGCCCCTGATCGACCCGCGCATCTTCAATTCGCCGGAATTCTTCCGGAATCCCTATCCGTACTACCGGATCATGCGGGATCACTACCCCGTCTTCTTCGACAAGTTGCACAACTGCTACTACGTCACCCGGTATGACGACATCACGACCTGCTATTTCGACGATGAAGGGTTCAACACGATCCCGAAAGGCTCGTCGAGCGGCGTCCTTGGCAACACCCAGCTCGAGCTGAGCGGCGTCGAACATCGCCGCCGCCGCAACTTGTACGGCCAGCATCTGGTCGGCAAGTCGCTGGACAACCGCATGCACGCCATCGAGAGCATCGCCAAGGAGATGATCGACGATTGGGATACCTTGGATGAGAGCATCGTCCAGGACTCCAACGGTGTGCGCACCATCGACATCGCTCGCGCCTTCGCCAACGAGTTCCCCATCCGCGTCGTGTGCGACGTGCTCGGCTTCCCGAAGGAGTCCCGGAAGAACTTCTACTTCTGGTACAACTCGATGATGTCCGGTCTTGGCGGGTCGGAAACCCATCACATCGGTCTCGAGGCACGCCAGCATCTGGAAGACTATGTCGAGACCCTGGTCGAGGAACGCCGCGTGCGCCCGACCTATCTCTATGACGCGGCCGGCAATCCCAGCGGCAAGGACATCATCTCCAAGCTGTGCGAGACCCAGATCGACGGCGATTATCTGTCGACCGAGGAAATCACGTCGAATATCGCGCTCGTCGTCGGCGGCGGCGGTGAAACCACCCGCGGCGCCATCCTCAACATGTGGTACCTGCTGCTGCAGCACCCAAACCAGTTCCAGGCCGTTTCCGAAGACGAGACGCTGTGGGATGCCGTGTTCCACGAGACGCTGCGCAATTCGTCGCCCATCGGCGGTCAGCCACGTCACAACTCGTTCGACATCGAACTGCACGGCGTCAAGATTCCGGCCGGCTCGCTGATCAACATGGTTGATTTCTCGGCCAACCACGATGACCGCATCTTCAATGATCCCGAAGGTTTCAATATCTTCCGGCCGGACCTGTATAGCGGCAAGCTGCTGCGCAGCGGCTACCGGAAGGAAGGCAAGTGCAGCCACATGGCTTTCGGCGTTGGTCCGCATCTGTGCCCAGGCGCCTGGATCTCGCATCAGGAAGCCGTCATCGGATCGAAGATCCTGTGGCGCTACCTGAAGAATCCGCGCATCAACGTGGCGAAAATGCCGAAGGATATCGATGGCCAGAGCCTCGCACCGATCGGTTTGATGTCGGTGAAGAATCTCTGGATCGACTACGACCTCAACTAG
- a CDS encoding cytochrome P450 gives MMNTEPFASVFARAVGADALAGDSDSDMQALFPLMPLGQTVDMGHAPDGTPLIDPRLFYSAEFRRNPWPYYRLMRDHYPVFHNQLNNTYYVTRYDDMTECYFDDIGFNTIPKGSSNGVLGNVTHELSGVEHRRRRNLFGQHLVGKALDNRVPAIERLAQEMIDDWENVDAHWKIDRDGVRTIELGQAFADAFPVRVVCDVLGFPKEARGNFVYWYNSIMGGLGASETHKQGMEARQHLEDYVESIVEERRARPTFLYDNDGNVIGKDIISKLCESQVDGDYLSTEEITALIALVVAGGGETTRGTLMNMWYSLLQHPDQTDAVARDESLWDAVFHETLRHSNPIGGQPRHNTFDVQIHGIHIPAGSLIEMVNFSGSHDERIFKDPDSFNIFRPDLYTGKLLRSGYRKEGKCSHMAFGVGPHMCPGAWISHQEAVIGSRIIARTMKNPRINVDRMPKDIDGVSLAPIGINKTRELWLDYDLA, from the coding sequence GCCGGCGATTCCGACAGCGACATGCAGGCGCTGTTTCCCCTGATGCCCCTTGGCCAGACCGTGGACATGGGCCACGCGCCGGACGGTACGCCGCTGATCGACCCGCGCCTGTTCTATTCCGCCGAATTCCGGCGCAATCCGTGGCCCTATTACCGGCTGATGCGCGATCACTATCCCGTGTTCCACAACCAGCTGAACAACACCTATTACGTGACCCGCTATGACGACATGACGGAGTGCTACTTCGACGATATCGGCTTCAACACCATTCCAAAGGGCTCGTCCAACGGCGTGCTCGGCAATGTCACCCACGAGCTGAGCGGCGTCGAGCATCGCCGCCGGCGCAACCTGTTCGGACAGCATCTGGTCGGCAAGGCGCTGGACAACCGCGTCCCCGCCATCGAGCGGCTGGCACAGGAGATGATCGACGACTGGGAAAATGTCGACGCGCACTGGAAGATCGACCGCGACGGCGTGCGCACCATCGAACTGGGTCAGGCATTCGCCGACGCCTTCCCGGTCCGCGTGGTCTGCGACGTGCTGGGCTTCCCCAAGGAAGCGCGCGGCAACTTCGTCTACTGGTACAATTCCATCATGGGCGGGCTGGGCGCCTCGGAAACCCACAAGCAGGGCATGGAAGCCCGCCAGCACCTCGAGGACTATGTCGAGTCCATCGTCGAAGAGCGGCGCGCGCGGCCGACCTTCCTCTATGACAATGACGGTAACGTCATCGGCAAGGACATCATCTCCAAGCTGTGCGAGAGCCAGGTGGACGGCGACTACCTGTCGACCGAGGAGATCACCGCGCTGATCGCGCTGGTAGTCGCCGGCGGTGGCGAGACCACGCGCGGCACACTGATGAACATGTGGTACTCGTTGCTGCAGCATCCGGACCAGACCGATGCCGTCGCGCGCGACGAAAGCCTGTGGGACGCCGTGTTCCACGAGACGCTGCGACACTCCAACCCGATCGGCGGCCAGCCGCGCCACAACACCTTCGACGTGCAGATCCACGGCATCCACATTCCTGCCGGCTCGCTGATCGAGATGGTCAACTTTTCGGGCAGCCATGACGAGCGCATCTTCAAGGACCCGGACAGCTTCAACATCTTCCGTCCCGACCTTTATACCGGCAAGCTGCTGCGCAGCGGCTACCGCAAGGAAGGCAAGTGCAGCCACATGGCGTTCGGCGTCGGCCCGCACATGTGCCCCGGCGCCTGGATTTCGCACCAGGAAGCCGTCATCGGTTCGCGGATCATCGCCCGGACCATGAAGAACCCGCGCATCAATGTGGACCGGATGCCCAAGGACATCGACGGCGTCAGCCTCGCGCCCATCGGCATCAACAAGACCCGCGAGCTTTGGCTCGACTACGATCTGGCCTAG
- a CDS encoding PRC-barrel domain-containing protein, whose translation MAAPVAAQDQIAGNPPIIAAAAAPGGEEVTSVAAQDLVGREVHNLDDQIIGEVEGVKVDEKGNVQMVVVGVGGFLGGGERHVAIDWSGIVVSSDGRRLGVNATKKQLQDLPPYIYAEPSHRGTVFGMTTGE comes from the coding sequence ATGGCGGCACCCGTTGCCGCCCAAGACCAGATCGCGGGGAATCCGCCGATCATCGCCGCCGCCGCCGCGCCGGGCGGAGAAGAGGTCACATCGGTCGCCGCGCAGGATCTCGTCGGCCGCGAAGTCCACAATCTCGACGACCAGATCATCGGCGAGGTCGAGGGCGTGAAGGTGGACGAAAAGGGTAATGTCCAAATGGTCGTCGTGGGCGTTGGCGGCTTTCTGGGCGGCGGTGAGAGGCATGTCGCCATCGACTGGTCAGGTATCGTCGTGTCCAGTGATGGTCGTAGACTGGGCGTGAACGCCACCAAGAAGCAACTACAGGACCTGCCGCCCTATATCTATGCCGAGCCATCTCACCGCGGCACCGTGTTCGGCATGACGACGGGAGAATAG
- a CDS encoding Crp/Fnr family transcriptional regulator, producing the protein MVSLVKRLKYYCDFDDDATKPLLELPGRYMDVMRGAELIRAGDSPTHGFIVESGWAMRYTLLSDGRRQVLNVLMPGDMFDLQVFVAAQADHSVTALTDMNVKLFRAEDLLDVFNSSGRIAQALWWTAVQEEAMLREQIVRNGRRNAAERIAHFVLELHRRALMVDEGQGTSFRLPLTQSVIGDALGLTSIHVNRVLKRFRDCGLITKNGQWIELVDRDALVALCDFDPSYLHLDAYPRRLRFRNS; encoded by the coding sequence GTGGTGAGCCTCGTGAAACGGCTGAAATATTACTGCGACTTCGACGACGACGCTACCAAGCCACTCCTTGAGTTGCCCGGCCGCTATATGGACGTCATGCGTGGGGCGGAACTGATCAGAGCCGGTGACTCGCCGACCCACGGTTTCATCGTCGAGAGCGGCTGGGCGATGCGCTATACGCTGCTTTCTGACGGTCGGCGGCAGGTGTTGAACGTGCTGATGCCGGGTGACATGTTTGACCTGCAGGTGTTTGTCGCCGCACAGGCCGACCACTCGGTGACGGCGCTCACGGATATGAACGTCAAGCTGTTCCGCGCCGAAGACCTTCTTGATGTATTCAACAGTTCAGGCCGGATCGCCCAGGCGCTTTGGTGGACCGCGGTCCAGGAAGAGGCAATGCTGCGTGAGCAGATCGTGCGCAATGGACGGCGCAACGCGGCGGAGCGTATCGCGCACTTCGTCCTCGAGCTTCATCGACGTGCGCTGATGGTCGATGAAGGTCAGGGGACAAGCTTTCGCCTGCCGCTGACACAGTCGGTGATCGGAGACGCGTTGGGGCTCACGTCGATCCATGTGAACCGGGTGCTGAAACGGTTCCGCGACTGCGGTCTGATCACCAAGAATGGACAATGGATCGAACTGGTTGACCGGGATGCCCTGGTCGCGCTGTGCGATTTTGATCCGTCCTATCTGCATCTTGACGCGTATCCCAGACGTCTGCGATTTCGTAACAGTTAA
- a CDS encoding cytochrome P450 → MSTTETTRTVSGTGTSQPATAAATPKITYGRNGVPITPGGVKGHGFRTYEVHQRERLGESTAKIKAGQLISPEFVRNPYPFLEILRENYPAYRDWLENSYWITQYNDVTSIFTDDANFETRPKRWFYGIESYGRDLRQELPVLFAQAKGIDDNAAAVAEEIIADFSGNGRANLAIDFAGRYALELLARVLDLPKADIGLFSQRYWRMQRGFNWEPNAEQDGLAAIRELTEYFRPLLAARRANPGSDLISAVAMLDADGGETTAEDLVITLLEQDHETLHGALSNMLFLLLTHPEQLDRVMAERRLVKFAYLETLRHSTPVLSARRFARHEVERFGKLIPEGGMMICSAAAANRDPRQYKDPDVFVVGRKDLCQREPRGQYRADGLPAGIAFGLGAPTKHPAVPEDRPRSLYAITRDTATTAASILLDSLPNLRLQAGAKPELRSLRLWEMHTCWNLPVEFDAR, encoded by the coding sequence ATGAGCACGACAGAAACGACCCGGACCGTATCAGGTACCGGAACCTCCCAGCCTGCGACGGCTGCGGCGACGCCCAAGATCACCTATGGCCGCAACGGCGTGCCGATCACGCCAGGCGGTGTGAAGGGCCATGGTTTTCGCACTTATGAAGTCCATCAGCGCGAGCGGTTGGGCGAATCCACGGCGAAGATCAAGGCCGGGCAACTGATCTCCCCTGAGTTCGTCCGCAATCCCTACCCGTTCCTGGAGATTCTGCGCGAGAATTATCCCGCCTATCGCGACTGGCTGGAAAACTCCTACTGGATCACCCAGTACAACGACGTGACGTCGATCTTTACCGACGATGCCAACTTCGAAACCCGACCGAAGCGCTGGTTCTACGGCATAGAGTCCTATGGGCGCGACCTGCGACAGGAATTGCCGGTGTTGTTCGCTCAGGCGAAGGGCATTGACGATAACGCCGCCGCGGTCGCCGAAGAGATCATCGCTGATTTCTCGGGCAACGGACGCGCCAACCTGGCCATCGACTTCGCTGGCCGTTATGCACTGGAGCTGCTTGCTCGGGTACTCGACCTGCCCAAGGCCGACATCGGCCTGTTCTCGCAGCGTTACTGGCGCATGCAGCGTGGGTTCAATTGGGAGCCGAACGCGGAACAGGACGGTCTGGCGGCGATCCGCGAACTGACCGAGTACTTCCGTCCCCTGTTGGCGGCCCGCCGCGCCAATCCGGGAAGCGACCTGATCTCGGCCGTCGCCATGCTGGATGCCGATGGCGGCGAAACAACCGCCGAGGATCTGGTGATCACGCTTCTGGAGCAGGACCATGAGACCCTGCACGGCGCATTGTCGAACATGCTGTTCCTGCTGCTCACCCATCCCGAGCAGCTCGACCGTGTCATGGCGGAACGGCGTCTGGTGAAGTTCGCGTATCTGGAAACGTTGCGTCATTCCACGCCGGTGCTGTCAGCCCGCCGCTTCGCGCGCCATGAAGTAGAACGCTTCGGCAAGCTGATCCCGGAAGGTGGCATGATGATCTGCTCTGCCGCTGCGGCAAACCGGGATCCGCGCCAGTACAAGGATCCCGACGTATTCGTCGTGGGCCGCAAGGACCTGTGCCAGCGCGAGCCGCGGGGTCAATATCGGGCCGACGGTCTACCTGCAGGCATCGCCTTCGGCCTCGGGGCGCCGACCAAACATCCCGCGGTGCCCGAGGATCGTCCCCGGTCGCTTTATGCGATCACCCGCGATACGGCGACCACAGCGGCATCGATCCTGCTGGATTCGCTTCCCAATCTCCGGCTGCAGGCGGGCGCCAAGCCTGAACTGCGTTCGCTGCGGCTTTGGGAAATGCACACATGCTGGAACCTGCCCGTCGAATTCGACGCGCGCTGA
- a CDS encoding sigma-70 family RNA polymerase sigma factor — protein sequence MDNAIEPEEIPTVLSDADFERQLRDIIPHLRAFARSLSGAADRADDLVQDAMLNAWNARKRFHAGTNFKAWMFVILRNLFLSGVRRARFTGEWDETMAERALSTAPGQDHQLALGDVQRALMHLTPSRRDALILVGAGGFSYEEAAQLCNCPVGTIKSRVARARTDMERLLSGAGNLPPRKRGGRRNAALDDVMRQVDRLSDCAATQPG from the coding sequence ATGGATAACGCCATTGAACCGGAAGAAATTCCTACGGTTCTGAGCGACGCCGACTTCGAGCGGCAATTACGAGACATCATTCCCCATTTGCGCGCCTTCGCCCGTAGTCTATCAGGCGCTGCCGACCGCGCCGACGATTTGGTGCAGGACGCCATGCTCAATGCATGGAACGCGCGGAAGCGCTTTCACGCTGGCACCAATTTCAAGGCATGGATGTTCGTGATCCTGCGCAATCTTTTTCTCTCGGGGGTCCGGCGGGCCCGGTTCACCGGAGAATGGGACGAAACCATGGCCGAACGCGCGCTTTCGACGGCGCCCGGTCAGGACCATCAACTCGCGCTGGGTGATGTGCAACGGGCGTTGATGCATCTGACTCCGTCGCGCCGGGATGCACTCATCCTCGTCGGGGCAGGCGGCTTTTCCTATGAAGAGGCTGCTCAGCTATGCAATTGCCCTGTCGGGACGATCAAAAGCCGCGTGGCGCGGGCCAGAACCGACATGGAGCGGCTGCTTTCCGGTGCTGGTAATCTTCCCCCGCGGAAACGCGGCGGCAGGCGGAACGCCGCACTGGACGACGTCATGCGACAGGTTGATCGTCTGTCCGACTGCGCAGCCACCCAACCGGGATAG